The stretch of DNA TCTTAAAAGCAGCGGTTCGACCCGCACGGGCACGGGTCGTTGCGGCCGAGCTTCTCGACGAGTTCCTTGTCACCGTGGACGACGCGGAGGCCGCGCTTCACGTGCGTCTCGGACGGGAAGCCGCGACGACGCTTACTGGTGCGCTCGAAAGCACGGCTGGTCGAAGTGCTGATCGTGGTCGTTGCGCATGGGACACCTCCGAATAAAGTTGCTTCTGACCACCTAACGTATGGCACCGGGTCGGCCCAAACCACCGGAAGCTTACCCGCCGACGCGGTCCGGTGCAGGGGTGGGCTATTTAGAGCAGCTATCAGATCATTGTAGCCCATAGCCGCAGTGCGTGATGTAACTTTGGGCATCGTTTAGCGTGACGCGGGCGAGGGCCATGCCGATGGCGTCGAACAAT from Tepidisphaeraceae bacterium encodes:
- a CDS encoding SEC-C metal-binding domain-containing protein — its product is MKRGLRVVHGDKELVEKLGRNDPCPCGSNRCF